In a single window of the Chaetodon trifascialis isolate fChaTrf1 chromosome 19, fChaTrf1.hap1, whole genome shotgun sequence genome:
- the tmem151ba gene encoding transmembrane protein 151B has protein sequence MSPASAATASESSATTVPEEEPESPREEQRPQKQSLTKSLCQETHWKCLLLSLLMYSCVGVMAWCQVTKVTRLSFDSAYKGKSMMYHDSPCSNGYIYIPLAFLVMLYVVYLVECWHCYTRNELQYKVDVDSVAERIQRMQQATPCIWWKAISYHYVRRTRQVTRYRNGDAYTTTQVYHERVNTHVAEAEFDYGNCGVKDISKHLLGLEDFAITRLRFTKCFSFANVESENTYLTQRARFFTENEGLDDYMEAREGMHLKNVDFKEYMIAFSDPDHLPWYASNSTFWAAAAFTLSWPLRVLTEYRTACVHYHVEKLFGFDYVPVTPSEERPYCRHIPRVNTIDSTELEWHIRSNQQLVPSYSEAVLMDLAQLSGSCNSYSICGGYGSYRQNCERCHRAISSSSIFSRSALSICNTGSPRIPFSASRFSLGRLYGSRRSCLWRSSGSLNEQSCPTESTRCLSGQQTSEENPPAYQDALYFPVLIVHRNEGCLNHDHRSLHRNGSCVETSL, from the exons ATGTCCCCAGCATCGGCTGCAACGGCCAGTGAAAGCAGCGCCACCACCGTCCCCGAAGAGGAGCCGGAGAGCcccagagaggag CAGCGGCCCCAGAAACAGTCTCTGACCAAATCCTTGTGTCAAGAAACCCACTGGAAATGCCTGCTGCTGTCCCTGCTGATGTACAGCTGCGTCGGGGTGATGGCCTGGTGCCAAGTGACCAAAGTCACGCGCCTCTCCTTCGACAGCGCTTATAAGGGAAAGTCTATGATGTACCATGACAGTCCCTGCTCCAACGGCTACATATACATCCCTTTGGCCTTCCTGGTCATGCTCTACGTGGTCTACCTGGTGGAGTGTTGGCACTGCTACACCAGGAATGAGCTGCAGTACAAGGTGGATGTGGACAGCGTGGCGGAGCGCATCCAGCGAATGCAGCAGGCTACGCCTTGCATCTGGTGGAAGGCCATTAGCTACCATTATGTCAGGAGGACGCGACAGGTGACGCGGTACCGTAACGGAGATGCCTACACCACCACGCAGGTCTACCACGAGCGAGTCAACACCCACGTGGCTGAGGCGGAGTTCGACTACGGAAACTGTGGGGTTAAGGACATCTCGAAGCACCTGCTGGGCCTGGAGGACTTTGCCATCACCAGGCTGAGGTTCACTAAGTGCTTTAGCTTTGCCAATGTGGAGTCAGAGAACACCTACCTGACCCAGCGGGCCAGGTTCTTCACAGAGAATGAGGGCCTGGATGACTACATGGAGGCCCGTGAGGGGATGCACCTGAAGAATGTAGACTTTAAGGAGTATATGATTGCCTTTTCTGACCCTGATCACCTTCCTTGGTATGCATCCAACTCCACTTTCTGGGCGGCTGCTGCTTTCACCCTCTCCTGGCCTCTGCGGGTGCTGACGGAGTACCGCACTGCTTGTGTACACTACCATGTAGAGAAGCTGTTCGGCTTTGACTATGTGCCAGTAACGCCATCTGAGGAGCGGCCGTACTGCAGGCACATCCCACGAGTCAACACAATCGACAGCACGGAGCTGGAGTGGCACATCCGCTCCAACCAGCAGCTGGTGCCCAGCTACTCAGAGGCCGTTCTCATGGACCTGGCCCAGCTCTCAGGGAGCTGTAACAGCTACTCCATATGTGGAGGCTACGGTAGCTACAGGCAGAACTGTGAGCGCTGTCACCGTGccatcagcagctcctccatcttctctcgCAGCGCCCTCAGCATCTGCAACACGGGGAGTCCCCGCATCCCCTTCAGCGCCAGCCGCTTCTCGCTGGGCCGGCTGTACGGCTCCAGGCGGAGCTgcctgtggaggagcagcgggAGCCTGAATGAGCAGTCCTGCCCCACTGAGAGCACGCGCTGTCTGTCAGGCCAGCAGACCAGTGAGGAGAACCCTCCAGCCTACCAGGACGCTCTGTACTTCCCAGTGCTCATTGTGCATCGTAACGAAGGCTGCCTCAACCACGACCACCGCTCTCTGCACAGAAACGGCTCCTGCGTGGAGACTTCTCTATGA
- the nfkbie gene encoding NF-kappa-B inhibitor epsilon produces MASDDCRKDDLLEDNRTDSGIDSYRSILKSEEPREPSADPSGPRDKFSTGEERLDSAYGSSSITVESLSEIVGDCTLSIGQEEQARISELSEQEENLLTTVTEDGDTILHLAIIHEDEFIAQQLIQLFPKEVLDIQNNLYQSPLHLATYLNLTDVVKGLVEKGASLELQDQDGNTALHVACQHGQTECATEMTREVSPSELAPVLETQNWRGLACLHLAALNRQHQIMKLLTKKGADLNIQEGTSGKTALHLAVELHDIASVKLLLSRGANMDAAMFNGCTPLHLAVGRQDADIANLLCQSGADTMLRNMEDETALDLADGNDDILALFPFDDIHISGRSVVGMKF; encoded by the exons ATGGCGAGCGACGACTGTAGGAAAGATGACTTGCTGGAGGATAACCGCACAGACTCGGGCATAGACTCTTATCGCTCCATACTGAAGTCAGAGGAGCCCAGGGAGCCGAGCGCCGACCCCAGCGGGCCGAGGGACAAGTTCTCCACCGGGGAGGAGCGCCTGGACTCAGCTTACGGCTCCTCGTCCATCACGGTGGAGAGCCTGTCAGAAATAGTGGGGGACTGCACGCTTTCCATCGGCCAGGAGGAGCAAGCACGCATCTCTGAACTCTCTGAACAGGAGGAGAACTTGCTCACAACCGTGACTGAAGACGGAGACAC AATCCTGCACTTAGCAATCATCCATGAAGATGAATTCATCGCTCAGCAGTTGATACAGCTGTTCCCAAAAGAAGTCCTGGACATCCAGAACAACTTATACCAG AGCCCTTTGCACCTGGCCACCTACCTGAACCTGACCGATGTGGTGAAGGGCCTGGTGGAGAAAGGGGCCAGTCTGGAGCTGCAGGACCAGGACGGGAACACAGCGCTCCACGTGGCCTGTCAgcatggacagacagagtgcgCCACCGAGATGACCAGAGAGGTTTCCCCCAGCGAGCTGGCGCCCGTCCTGGAGACCCAGAACTGGAGAG GTCTTGCCTGTCTTCACTTGGCTGCACTTAACAGGCAACATCAGATTATGAAGCTCCTGACGAAAAAGGGAGCCGACCTGAATATCCAG GAAGGAACCAGCGGCAAAACGGCTCTTCATCTGGCCGTTGAGCTGCACGACATCGCGTcggtgaagctgctgctcagccgGGGAGCCAACATGGACGCGGCCATGTTCAATGGCTGCACGCCCCTGCATCTCGCTGTGGGGAGGCAGGATGCCGACATCGCCAACCTCCTCTGCCAGTCCGGCGCGGACACAATGCTGCGAAACATGGAGGACGAAACGGCGCTGGATTTGGCCGACGGCAATGACGAT ATCCTGGCTCTATTTCCTTTTGATGACATCCACATCTCCGGGAGGTCAGTGGTCGGTATGAAGTTTTGA
- the slc35b2 gene encoding adenosine 3'-phospho 5'-phosphosulfate transporter 1, with product MPSFSWRVWPALLLLLFPSTVAAEESSLLEGWQDVWFFRFLVNMLGYSTIIIPGYLLISYFKRVNYLDTGSGICFPVIKTCVFGSEAKAGLLDDVPVATRNEGDSGSSLRQVIKLIFCAAGLQASYLTWGVLQERVMTRSYGATTPEEEGEKFKDSQFLVFMNRILALTVSGLWCLLFKQPRHGAPMYKYSFASLSNIMSSWCQYEALKYISFPTQVLAKASKVIPVMLMGKIVSHKSYEYWEYFTAVLISVGVSMFLLSSTSSKHPSTVTTFSGIVILIGYIVFDSFTSNWQDNLFKHKMSSVQMMFGVNLFSCLFTVGSLLEQGAFFDSLAFMTRHSEFAFHAVLLSVCSACGQLFIFYTINQFGAAVFTIIMTLRQAIAILLSCFLYGHAITMVGGFGVAVVFLALFLRVYARSRMKSGRRPAQQLGQKV from the exons ATGCCATCTTTTTCATGGAG GGTTTGGCCGGCACTTCTGTTGCTTCTCTTCCCTTCCACCGTTGCTGCCGAAGAGTCGTCACTACTGGAAGGCTGGCAAGATGTCTGGTTCTTCCGCTTCCTCGTCAACATGCTGGGTTactccaccatcatcatcccGGGCTACCTCCTCATTAGCTACTTCAAGCGCGTCAATTACTTAGACACAG GTAGCGGGATTTGCTTCCCTGTCATAAAGACCTGTGTGTTTGGCAGCGAGGCCAAAGCAGGCCTGCTGGATGACGTGCCAGTTGCCACCAGGAACGAGGGTGATTCAGGCTCATCACTCAGACAGGTCATCAAATTGATCTTTTGTGCTGCCGGACTTCAG GCATCGTACCTGACATGGGGAGTCCTGCAGGAGAGGGTAATGACTCGTTCATACGGAGCCACGactccagaggaggagggtgagaaaTTCAAAGACTCTCAGTTCCTGGTCTTCATGAACCGTATCCTGGCTCTGACTGTGTCAGGCCTGTGGTGCCTCCTGTTCAAACAACCTCGCCACGGAGCACCTATGTACAAATACTCCTTCGCCTCGCTCTCCAACATCATGAGCAGCTGGTGCCAGTACGAGGCCCTCAAGTACATCAGCTTTCCCACTCAAGTCCTGGCCAAGGCCTCCAAAGTCATCCCTGTCATGCTCATGGGTAAGATTGTCTCCCACAAGAGCTACGAATACTGGGAGTACTTTACCGCCGTGCTGATCTCGGTGGGCGTCAGCATGTTCCTGCTGTCCAGCACGTCCAGCAAGCACCCATCCACCGTCACCACCTTCAGCGGGATCGTCATCCTCATCGGCTACATCGTCTTCGACAGCTTCACCTCCAACTGGCAGGACAACCTGTTCAAGCACAAGATGTCGTCGGTGCAGATGATGTTCGGGGTCAACCTGTTCTCCTGCCTCTTCACTGTCGGCTCGCTGCTGGAGCAGGGTGCCTTCTTCGACTCGCTGGCCTTCATGACTCGCCACTCCGAGTTTGCCTTTCACGCCGTGCTGCTGTCCGTGTGCTCGGCGTGCGGCCAGCTCTTCATCTTCTACACCATCAACCAGTTCGGCGCCGCGGTCTTCACCATCATCATGACCCTGCGGCAGGCCATCGCCattctcctctcttgtttcctctacGGTCACGCCATCACCATGGTAGGTGGCTTTGGTGTCGCCGTAGTTTTCTTGGCACTTTTCCTACGGGTGTACGCACGTAGCCGCATGAAGTCAGGCCGGCGGCCAGCACAGCAGCTCGGACAGAAGGTGTAG